In Synergistetes bacterium HGW-Synergistetes-1, the genomic window AAATCACCGTCATTCCTGTATGAACCTTAGCGGGAATCCAGCGACTTGTGTTTAGGTCTTAAAAAGTTTGTCACAGCAAGGACCTAGAGCCACTGGATCCCCGATTTAAGCGCTCGGGGACGACGAGACGGAGCAAGATCCTCAAGCCCAAACCATTGCTTCACCATTGTTTCACGCCGATGTTTTTTCGGCAGCTTGCCCCTACTTAGGAGATGGTCATTTTGAACACCCGCGTTCGCTGGGAAGAAATTGAAAAACATATACTCTCTCCTTTCGCAGCTCTTTCTTCAGAAAGCAAAGGCAGGGCAAAAAAGGAGGAGCCATGTTCGGTAAGGACATGCTTCCAAAGAGACCGTGACAGGATAATACACAGCAAGTCGTTCAGGAGGCTCAAATACAAAACGCAGGTCCTTCTCCTACCTGAAGGAGACCACTACAGGACCAGACTTACACACACGCTTGAGGTCTCCCAGATCGCCAGGACTATAGCCAGGGCCCTCATGCTCAATGAGGACCTTACGGAAGCTATCGCTTTGGGTCATGACCTTGGCCATACACCATTTGGACACATGGGGGAAAAAGTCCTCGATTCCCTTGCCAAAGACCATGGACTTGGCGGTTTCCACCATGCTGTCCAGAGCCTGAGAGTGGTCGACTGCCTGGAAAAAGATGGAAGGGGACTGAACCTTACCTGGGAGGTAAGGATGGGGATAATACAGCATTCAAAAGGGCAGGTGGATGTCCATTCAGGATTTGACCTAACCGAACCTTCGACACTTGAAGCCTGGGTCGTTAGGATATCAGACTCTGTCGCCTACCTGAACCATGACCTGGATGACGCGCTAAGGGCTCAAATAGTTGGGTTCTCAGACATACCCGGAAGTGTCGTTGATAAAATGGGAACGACTCACGCCGAGAGGATCAACTCACTGATAATGGACATTATTGAGAACAGTATCGACAGCAAGCCGACATTCAGCCCATCAATGCTTATGTCAATAGAGACGCTGCGGGGGTTTCTATACAGCAGTGTTTACAGGCATGCGAACGCACAGATAGAGGATTCCAGGGTAGAGCATGTACTTACGGCACTTTTTAAATACCGCATGGAAAAATGCAAAGACGACCCACAGG contains:
- a CDS encoding deoxyguanosinetriphosphate triphosphohydrolase, whose protein sequence is MNTRVRWEEIEKHILSPFAALSSESKGRAKKEEPCSVRTCFQRDRDRIIHSKSFRRLKYKTQVLLLPEGDHYRTRLTHTLEVSQIARTIARALMLNEDLTEAIALGHDLGHTPFGHMGEKVLDSLAKDHGLGGFHHAVQSLRVVDCLEKDGRGLNLTWEVRMGIIQHSKGQVDVHSGFDLTEPSTLEAWVVRISDSVAYLNHDLDDALRAQIVGFSDIPGSVVDKMGTTHAERINSLIMDIIENSIDSKPTFSPSMLMSIETLRGFLYSSVYRHANAQIEDSRVEHVLTALFKYRMEKCKDDPQGAVDFISGMTDRFALQLFQDIYVPSPWPKGRTQ